The stretch of DNA GGGCTCAGCTGCAGGCTACGGGGCTCCCTCGGGGCTGCCCGCtgcccagggccaggcctggacCTGCTCCACGCGGGACCTTGGGCCGTTGGGTGGTATCCCAGCCCCCTTCCAGTTTCGAGCAACTCCTGAGCCAGAGGTTTTGAGGGGGGCCTCCTGTGCCTGACCTTTGGCCTTCTTGGAACAGGGAAGTCACTGCACATCAAGCCGCGTCTGTGAGGGCCCAGGGGGCCAGCCCGCGCCTACCTCAGCCCCATCCTGAGAGGAAGGAGGCTccgcccaccaccaccccagacGAGGGGCCGCCTGCCACGGAGCGCCCCCAGGGGCCGCCTGACTCTCAGCCCTGTGTGACCAGTGCCCTCGCCTGGCCCCCTCAGGCTGGGCCCCACCACTTCCCCACCCCTGGGCCTTCAGCCTTGCCCCGAGTGGTGCCCGGCAGGGCTCCCCCATTCGATGCCTGCTTTGTCCTCCCGCTGGTCTCCTGCAGGAGAGACTGCTGGGCGGGCCTCCCTGGCAGGTACTTTGTGTTCAGCAATAAAGGTTCTGTCCTGTGTCTGCTTGGCTGTCCCGACCGTCACTGCTGCCGCCTGGTCTGCTGAGCACAGCGCAGGTGGAAACACAGGGCCCAGGGGTCCCAGAGCCTCCCCCGGGATGTGACTCCAGGGGGACCTAGAGGCCTGAGGTTGAGGGGAAGGTGAGGGGTACGCCCCAGAGCCTCTTGCAAGGCCCCGCCACCGACCTGCCCACCTGGCCCGGCCTCTGGTTAGGGATGTGGGCCCCTTCCCTGCCGCCCTAGGGTGGCTCACGGTTGAGGCCACTTGTCCCCTGTGGACTGGAGGCAACAGGCTGGGGCCAGAGGGCCTTCCTCAAGCAGAACTTCTCCTCCAGAGCCCCTCCCCTGGGGCCACTCGGGAAAGCAGCTGGGCCAGAGTAGGACCAGGGGACAGGCCAGGACCACCGGACAGAGGGGACAGCTCATTGCCCCCTGAGCTGTCTCCAGTCCCAGGGCACCTGGGCAAGCTGGCTGAGAGTGATGGCCTCAGCCCTGGGCCCTGACAGAATGCAGCCCAGGCTGCTAGCAGCCCCACTGCCAAGGCCTGGAGCGGAGCCGGGCCGCTCAGGctatctgccccccacccccgggcaAGTGAGGTGTGCTACCCTCGAGCACCTGCCCGCAGCCTTGCTCCTAGGGTGCCCCTGCCCCCGCCTGCCTCCATCCCTGCCAGTTAGTCGGCTGCCACCGGGACCTGTGCCACAAACCACCCTGTTGGCGGGGTGCCCTCGGGCTCCCCTGCCCGAAGCCCCACACGACTCCTGCAGTTGACCACAGGGGAGTCGGCTGCATAGCTGCTCATAGTccctctgcttcttccagcccgggtGGGAAGAGCACTGTCCAGCACTGGCTGACAGGGGCAGCCCGGGCCTCTGCTCACACTGCCTCCTTGAGGGTTCCTCGACCGAAGAAGGCCCCTTGACCCTCCCTGGCTCAGGACGAGGCAAGGTCCCACAGATGACGAGAGCCAGGCGGGGCCGTGGAGAGGGGCCCACCCGGCCTCAGCGTGTGGTGGCCCGCTGTCCAGCAGAGCAGGGCTCCCGGCCTCAGTGTGCGGGAGCCTGCTTGTCCAGCAGAGCAGGGCTCCTGCCGTCCTGTGCCGATTGCTGGCACCTCTGCCCCAGGGCCCCGAGCCCTGTCTCTGGGGCCTGACCTGTTCTAGTTCAGCAGGCTGCCGGAAGACCGGACTCAGACCTGACTGCGAAGAATGGGCCCGCAGCCTGGCAGGGAGCTGAGGGGACCCTGCTCTGGGCCCGCTTGCTTCCTCCTGCTGGCCCCTTGGGACTCAGTGCTGGCCTCAGCCATGCCTTGGAGGAGCCCCGTGGATTGGTGCGGGGGAGGCCGTGGTCCCTGGGGTTAGTGCTGATAGGAGCCCGCAGAGTGGGGGCAGCAGCCTGCATGGCCGGGCGCCCTGGGCCAGGACTGAGGCCCCTGCCCAGCTCCTAGCCAAGGCTGGCAGGAGGAACAGGCACCGGGGCGCAGCCTGGGGGCCACCAAggcctccctcacctccttcctaGGCTGTCCTTGACTCTCACGGTCGGCTCCACCACAGAGGGGCAGAGGGTCCTCTGACGACAGGAGGACCGAGGTTCGATTCTCCCTCCCTCGCCTGGACAGACAGGAGACCGAGGGAGACTTGGGTGTTTGTTCCTCCCATCCAATTGACCTCCCTGCACTTCCCTCCATAGTAAAGGAGGGGACCCCAGACCGTGAGGCAGACAGGAGCTGGGCAGGTGTATCTATTGCGCGGGGCGCTCCCGACAGACCAGTGGGTGCTGGGCCCCTTCTGTTGGCTGCCCACCACCTGGCCGGGACCAGTGCTGTGCTCCAGGGCCTCCCCAGCCACTCTGCCTCCTCAGGTGTACTTCCTGTACCCGGGCCCACTGCGCATGGCATAGCCCATCACCCTGAGGCAGCCAGCCTGAGAGCTGTGGGCCTGCGGGGAAGGCTTAGGAAGGGCTGGGCGCCCCAGGGCACGGAGGGAGCCCTTCCAACGGCTGCCTGTGCTCCTGGGCCCCTCCCCTGCAGGCCCGCACCCCATGACCCCCTGAGGACCGGTCAGCCTCCGGCTCAGCCTGGTCAGACTCCCTGCccctggcaggggagggggtcGCCGTCActctgggctccctgtgctaaGGGCAGATCAGCTGGGCCCCCGGGAGGAAGGGCCCGTCATCCCCACCAGCCCCGACTGCGTGAGGGCCGTGGAGTCCAGGCAGGCCCTGCACCTTTGTCCCCTTCACAGGGGCCCGCTGCTACCCCAGGCCTGCATCCCCGTGGACTGCCCTTTGCCCTGGTGCGGCCTCTCAGGTGATGGCCCAAAGGACAGGGAGCCGCTTGTGAGGGCTGCGGGGTGCGCACAGTGATGGTGAAGCGCCCCTCCTGCGGCAGGGTGGGCCCTCAGGTGAGCCCCGAGGTCATGTGGCCAGCAGGGCCTCGGGATCCGGGCTGCTGGGCTCGGGGGAGGCATCTGACGTGGGGGCCCGAAAGTGTGGGGTCTTGGGGAGGGGCCACTTGGGAGGGGCCTGCCTCTCCCGGCTCCTCTGCAGCCTGACTgactgtggggggtggggagggcacccGCCCCTCACTGTCTGAGCCCAGGAAGGAGCCCCTGGCGGGACAGTGGGGCTGCTGGGTCTAGAGCTGGGCCCGGCCCTCCCGAGCCTGCGTAGCACCTCTGAGCCCCGCCTGGAGAGCAGGGGCCTCCGCTCCCAACAGGGACTCCTGCGGCCTCGCCTTGTGACTCCCGTGAGGCTGGGCGGCTGGGTGACTGTTGGGCCTGGGCAGACCCTGCAGCGCAGTGCTGAGGGATGGCGCGTGCACCCTGCAGCTGGACTTTCCGAGAGCCTAGGGCACTGAGCTGGGAGCTTGGCACCATGCTGCTGCCCGAGGGTGGTCCCGGGGTCCCCCGAGGGGCCGCCCCCCCAGGCTCCGATCCCCCCGCATCAGGCCAGGCCCCTCGGCCTTTCCCGTCTCCCATTCTGTAGGGCCCCCTCCGTCTGCCTGGATTCTCTAGGGCAGTCATCAGGTATGGGAAGCCTGGGCGGCCTCCAACCCCCTGAGCCCGGGGTCTTGGCTCCTCAGACGCCAAGAAATGGTCCCGAAAACCTGAGAGAGCTTGGGAGTATCTTCCCCAGAGGAGCCGCCAGACAACAGCGCCCCCCCAACAACGACCTTGAGACCGTAGCCCCACAGGACTCCGGACGACAGCGCTGGACTTGTGCTGCGTTCCTCCACAGACGTGCTATGtagttcattttctattttatggtTTATCTCCTGCTCTCTCACCCACTCTCTGGTAGATTGTATTTTCCAGAGATGCTGTGACTGCAGTTCCTATAGACTCCATGGAGGATGGTGTCTGTGCCCCTTGGATATGAGCACTGCCACCCCTCACAAAAATGCCAGGCATGTTTGGCTCCCTTGGACACTCACTCTGAGAGCCAGCCGCCacgctgtgaggaagcccaaccAGTTAGCTGCTGTGTGCGGATGCTGGTCCAGTTACGGCCCCATAGTCTGCTGACGACCAGTCCCTCAGCCTTCAAGTCCTCCCAGCCGCCACGGTCCAGCTGCACCCAGGATGACCCGTACACTGCAGAGCGCACGAGCGCCTGTTTCCTACTAGGGACCCCTGGGCTACCTCCCTGGTGGAAGGTGCTGGAAACTGCCCCTGGACAGGCCTCCTGGCACACAGAACTGCTCAGTAAAGCAGATGCACCACGTGGAATCGGCGCATCTTCTGCTGGCTCTACTGCTGGTCGAGGGAGCTGAGAGAGCGCCACGGCTGGGCCTGCAGCACTCCTGAGTGCCATCTCGGGGGCCTGCGAGCCTTTCATGGCAGAGAGGAGGTGGC from Ovis aries strain OAR_USU_Benz2616 breed Rambouillet chromosome 9, ARS-UI_Ramb_v3.0, whole genome shotgun sequence encodes:
- the LOC121820297 gene encoding uncharacterized protein LOC121820297 isoform X2 — protein: MSLTASGPRNLLFATCWPGTQEVQRGALSWVSEAEATRAQSHLLSAMKGSQAPEMALRSAAGPAVALSQLPRPAVEPAEDAPIPRGASALLSSSVCQEACPGAVSSTFHQGGSPGVPSRKQALVRSAVYGSSWVQLDRGGWEDLKAEGLVVSRLWGRNWTSIRTQQLTGWASSQRGGWLSE